CAAGGTGCTCCAGGGGAAGGGGTTCGCCGTGAACGACATCGTCCGGTTCGGGAAATAGGGAGGCGGCCATGAGGAGATCGATCGCGCGTGGAATGAAGGTCCTGTCGCTCGCCTCGTTGCTGCTCGCCGGCGCCGTCCTGCTCGGGGGGTGCTACCCGAAGAGCCAGGTCTACGGCGTGGGGAACGAGGGCGGGCTCGTCTTCAACGTGAACCCGCCGGAGGCCGAGGTGTTCCTCGACGGCGTGGGGCAGGGGGCGTCTTCGGGGTACACGGAGGATCGGTACCTGAAGGTGTCCCCCGGGAAGCACGTCCTGGAGCTGCGGCTCGACGGCTACGAGACGTACTCGAGGGAGATCTACGTGGCGAACTCGCTGCTGTGGATCGAGGCGGGGCTGATCAAGCGGTAAACCGCAATAGGTGCGTGGGGCGGGCTACTTCCTGCCGCCCCACCAGGACCTCCTCCCCGTTCCGCAAAGGGGCCCCGTCGGAAGAACGGGACACTACGTGGCACAATCCTCCGCCGCTGCAGACATCCTCCAGCCGGTGCCGGCATCCGTCGCACTCCACGAAAACGCCGGCCGCTTCGGACCGTATCTCATCGCGCATCCGGACGAAATGGGAGGCGATCTCCTCCATCGAATCGAATTCGAGCAGGGATCTTCTCCGGTAGCGCGAGAGAGGAAGGCAATGGAACAGGTCCATGTCCGGCGAGATGTCGACGGACGGACTGCAGCGGAATACCGCACGGCACGAGAAACGCCGCAGCCAGTCCAATTCCCGGTCGGAGAAGCGGCAGCGGGTGAAACCGCAATCGAGGCCCGGCATTATACGGTGGTCTTCGAATACCGCGCGATAGGTGAAAAGCCGCTCGACGACCCGGCGCATGTCCCGCGACCGCACGAAGGCGGACTTTCCCCCCGGGGTCGGATGCGCGATGCCGAGCCGCAGGAATCTCCTCAGCCCGTAGGCCCGGATCAACTCGAAAAGGAACTCCAAGGTGAAATCAGGGCGGTAGATATTGAAGCCGGGCGTGATCAACGGCCCCATCGATGAAAGGAACTCCCGCAGCCGCGCCTCTCCGGAGGATGTCGGCGGGGTGAGGATCGGGTCGTTGAGGTTGCATACGATGTTGAAGCGGTCGGGCGGGGCATCCTTCAGGCAACGGCCGAATTCATCGAGGACGGATGCGTCGAGAAGGCCGTTCGAGAAGAGCGTCACGTCGAAGCCGCGGTCCAGCAGATAAAGGATGAAATCGACGCACTGGGGATGGAGCGTCGGCTCTCCGCCGACCAGCGAAACGTCCCTTTTCCCGTTTGCCCAGAGGAAATCGGCGATGTATATCAGGTTTTCGCGGGTGATCCGGTCGCCTGCCTTGCGCGATATCTCCTGTTCGGCAAAGCAGTACGGGCAGGCGCGGTTACACTCGGTGTTGAGCAGGATATTCGCCATGCGGCCTGCCTCGACTTCGGACTCGCCGAAGTAACCCCGGATTCATGTGCGGAAGGTTCGTGCCCGGCTTCTGTTTACCCCCGGTCGGTTGATTCCCGCTGGAATGGAGCCATCGTAGCACTCCCGGAAAGCATTTTCACTGATTTCAATCCGCCTTCATCGCGCGGCGACGGCAAGCTATTTCCTGCCGCCCCACCAGCTTTTGAGGCGGTCGGCGATCACCTTCTCGTGGCCGGCCCCGGACGGCTCGTAATACTTCCGGCGGCCGAGCGTCTCGGGGAAGTAGTTTTCCGGGACGAAGGCGTCGGCGAAGTCGTGCGGGTATTTGTACTCCTTCCCGTACCCGAGCTCCTTCATCATCCGGGTGGGGGCGTTCCGCAGGTGCAGCGGCACCGGGGCGGTCCCCTCCGTTTCCGCGTCCCTCGTGGCCTTCTGCCAGGCGGTGTAGATCCGGTTGCTCTTCGGGGCGGTCGCGAGGTACACGGCCGCCTGTGCCAGGGCCAGTTCCCCCTCGGGGCTCCCCAGCGTCCGGTATGCCTCCGCCGCCGCCAGCGTGATCTGCAGCGCCCCCGGCGCGGCGTTGCCGATATCCTCCGAGGCGAACCGGATCATCCTGCGGGCGAGGTAGAGCGGGTCCTCTCCCGCGGAGAGCATCCGCGCCAGCCAGTAGAGGGCGGCGTCCGGGTCCGACCCCCGCAGGCTCTTGTGGAGCGCGGAGATCAGGTTGTAATGTTCCTCCCCGTCCTTGTCGTATAACAGCGCCTTCTTTCGAAGCGCCTCCTCCGCCGTTTCCATGTCTACTTCGGCAAGCCGCTTGTGCTCGGCGATGGCGACCGCCGACTCCAGCGCGTTCAGCGCCACCCGGGCGTCGCCGTCCGCCACCGCGACGATGTGCCGGAGCGCCTCCGGGGCAAGGAACGTTTCCGGTTTCCCCAACCCCCGGTCCGCGTCGGTCAGCGATCGCCGCAGGATCGTTTCGAGGTCCGAAGACAGCAGGGGAGAAAGGACCAGCACGCGGCTGCGGGAAAGGAGCGCGTTCCGGATCTCGAAGGACGGGTTCTCCGTGGTGGTCCCGAACAGGGTGACGGTGCCTTCCTCGACGAACGGCAGCAGCGCGTCCTGCTGCGCCTTGTTCCACCGGTGGATCTCGTCGATGAAGAGGATGGCGGGGCAGGATGCCGCCGGACCGCCGCCAGCGCGCGTCCGCTTCAGCTCGGCCAGCGCCTCGCGGATCTCCTTGATCCCCGACAGGACGGCCGAATAGGGAAGGAAGACGGCCTTCGTCTCGGCGGCGAGGATCCGGGCGAGGGTCGTCTTTCCCGACCCCGGCGGCCCCCAGAAGATGAGGGAGGGGAGCGGGCGCGCGGTGAGCACCGAGGAGAGGAACTTCCCCTCCCCCAGCAACTCCTCCTGTCCGACGAAATCGGCGAGGAGGGCCGGACGCATCCGGTCGGCGAGGGGGGCGCGCATGGCGGCTTCCCGTTCCACCGGGCTTCCGGTCAATGCCCGGGAGGATGCAGAAAGAGAGAAAGGAGAAACCCGGCCACCAGGAAAACCGCGATGAGAATCATATACCCCGGCGGGGACGTGGAGGCGGAATTCCACGTCCCTTCGGGGGGAAGCATAGTGACCAGCAAAGGTCCGTTCATAAAATCATATTATCATGTCAAGGGATGACGAAAATTCGGTGCGGATCGAAACGGTGCTTTCGGTTTTCATTACGATGGATTATCCTGACTCCTGATGAAGTGCGCAGGAATCATCGCCAAGCACACCGACCCGCGAGCCGAATCCATCGTATCGGATCTTTGCCGGTGGCTCGAGGACCACGGGAAGGGCGTCGTCCTCGACCGCGAGACGGCGGCCCTGATCGGCCGTCCGGACTCCGTCGTCCGCGCGAAACTACCGGAGCATTGCGACTTCCTGATCGTGATCGGCGGGGACGGCACGCTGCTTTCCGCCGCGCGCGTCGTGGGGACCACCGGGAAGCCGATCCTCGGAGTCAACATGGGGTCGCTGGGCTTCATGACGGCGATCACCCTCGACGAACTCTACCCCGCGCTGGAGCGGATCTTCCGGTTCGACTTCGACTACGAAGAGCGGATGATGCTGGTCGCGCACGTCCACCGGCTGGGCGAACGGGTCGCCAACTACACGGTGCTGAACGACGTGGTGATCAACAAGGGGGCGCTCGCCAAGATCATCGACATCAAGGTGACGGTGGGCGGGATGTACCTCTCCACCTTCAAGGCGGACGGGCTCATCATCTGCACCCCCACCGGCTCCACCGGCTACTCCCTCGCCGCGCAGGGTCCGATCATCTACCCCACCATGAACACGATCCTCATCACCCCGATCTGCCCCCACACCTTGACCTTCCGCCCCCTCGTCGTGCCCGACGGGCTGATCGTCTGCGCGGAACTGTGCTCGAAGGAGACCGACGTCTTCCTGACCATCGACGGGCAGGTGGGGTTCGGGCTGCGCCAGGGGGACGTGATCGAGGTGAAGAAGGCCGAGGCGCCGCTCCGGTTTTTCCGCTCGCCCTTCCGGGATTACTTCACCGTCCTGCGCACCAAGCTGAAGTGGGGAGAGCGGTGACCGTCCCCCCGCGATGCTGATCGAGCTCACCGTCCGCAACCTGGCTATCTTCGAGGACGTTCGTGTCCCGTTCTCCGCGGGTCTCAACGTGGTCACGGGGGAGACGGGCGCGGGGAAGTCCCTCCTGGTCGAGGCGATCCGCCTCGCCCTCGGCGAGAAGGCCGATCCGATCGCGGTCCGCACCGGGGAGCCCGAGGCCGAGGTGTCCGCCCTGTTCGACCTCTCCCGCCGCGACGACCTGCGCGACGCGTGGGAGGAGGCTGGGCTGCCGTGGGAGGAGGAGGTCGTGCTGCGGCGCGTCCTGCCGGCCGCCGGGCGGAGCCGGGCCTACCTCAACGGGCGGCCCGTGGCCCAGCCCGTGCTGGCGGGGCTCTCCCCGCTCCTCCTCACGATGGTCGGGCAGCACAGCGTGTCGGAGCTTCTCTCCCGCCCCGCGGCGCTGTCGGCGGTCGACGATTTCGCCGGCTCGGGGGCGCTCTCTTCGGAGATGCGGAAACGGTATCGCCGCGTGGCGGCGCTGCGCCGGCAGGCTGCGGAGGCGGCGGACCGCGGGGCCGGCGCCCGGAGCCGGACGGAGACCCTCGACTTCGAGATCGGGGAGCTGTCGAAGGCGGCGCTCCTTCCCGGCGAGGAGGAGGAGCTCGCCGCGGATCTTTCGCTGCTGCGCAACGCGGTGAAGGTGCGCGAGGCGCTCCAGGCGGCGGACGACGCGATCGCGTCGTCGGAAAACGCCGCGCTCGTCTCGATGGCGTTCGCCCTCGCGCGCCTGCGGGAGGCGGCCGCGGTCGACCCGCGGATGGTGGAAACCGCCGAGCGGCTCCGCTCCGTCCGGGAGGAGGTGCAGGATCTCTCCCGGGAGCTCGGATCCGTCGCGGCCAGGGTGACGGAAGATCCCGAGCGCAGGGAACGCGTCGAGGAGCGGCTGAGCACGATCCGCCGCCTCAAGCGAAAGTACGGCAAGGAGGTTCCCGAGCTCGTCTCCCACCTCGATTCCCTCCGGTCGGAGCGCGAGGCGCTGGCCGGGGCGCTCGAAGAGGAGGCGCGGCTGCGAAAAGATCTCGTCATCGAGGAAGATGGCGGAGTCGCGGCGGCGAAGAAGCTCTCCGCGATGCGCCGGAAGGCGGCGGCGGCGATGGGACCGGCGGTGGAAAAGGAACTCGCGCGGGTCGCCCTCGCCGGGGCGCGGTTCCGGGCCGAGGTTTCCTCCCGCGAGGCGGTCCCCGGGGCGCTTTCGGCGTCGGGGATCGACGAGGCGGAGCTTCTCTTCTCCGCGAACCCCGGCCAGGAACTTCGACCGCTCGCGCAGACCGCCTCGGGCGGGGAGCTCTCCCGCGTGATGCTTTCCCTGCGGAACGCCGCCTCCCGGGGGGGCGCCGGAAAGACGCTCGTTTTCGACGAGATCGACACGGGGATCGGGGGCCAGGTGGCCGAGCGCGTCGGGGCGCGGTTGAAAAGCCTCTCGGCTTCCGCGCAGGTCGTCTGCGTCACGCACCTGCCGCAGGTCGCGGCCTTCGCCGACCACCATCTCCAGGTCGTGAAGAAGACGGCGGCCGGGACGGTCGCCACCGGGGTGAAATCGCTGTCGAAACAGGATAGGATAGGGGAACTCGCCCGGATGATCTCCGGTGCGGAGATCACGGAAAAAGCGAAGGCGCACGCGAAGACGCTGATCGAGAAGGCGGCGGGGGAATGATCCGGAAAGCGAGGATGTCGGACGTTAAGGGGATCCACCAGCTGATCGCCGAATACGCGCGGAAGGGCGACATGCTGCCGCGGTCCCTGGCCGACATCTACGAAAACCTGCGGGATTACTTCGTTTTCGAGGAGGACGACGGGAAATTGGTCGGCTCCGCGGCGATCCACATCATGTGGGAGGACCTGGCGGAGGTGCGCTCCCTCGCCGTGCGCGAGGGGAAGATGCGCCGCGGCGTCGGGACGCAGCTGGTGGAGTCGTGCATCTCCGAGGCGATCATGCTCGGGATCGAACGCGTCTTCGCGCTGACGTACAAGCCGGAGTTCTTCGAGAAGCTCGGGTTTCACATCGTGGAAAAGGCCGAACTCCCCCAGAAGATCTGGACCGATTGCCTGAAGTGCTCCAAGTTCCCCGACTGCGACGAGGTGGCGCTGGTCGCCGACTTCTCGGGGAGGCGCCGTGGCTGATCCCGGGTTCGACACCGTCCTGCGCGATGTGGCGGGGCGGGGAGGGGGCGACGCAGAGCTGTGCGTGACGCGCACGCGGGATCGCCGGTACGAGGCGCGCGAGGGAAGACTCGACGGGATCGCGCTCGCGGACACCGTGGCCCTTGGGTTGCGCGTCTTTCGCGCCGGGCGGATGGGGTTCTCCTACGGGTTCCGGGGCGACGCCGCCGATCTTGCCCGGATGGTGGAAGAGGCGTTCTTCTGCGCCGCCGCTTCCGACCCGGATGCCGCGTACGGCTTGCCGGACCCGGCGGGACCGGCGACGGACCTCCCTCTGTACGACCCCTCCGTCGAAAAGGCTTCGGAAGGGGAAAAGGGGGAGTTCGCCCGCTCCCTCGAGGCGCAGGCCCTCGCGCGGGACCCCCGGGTGAAGCGCGTGCGCACGGCGGCGCTGCGCGAGACGGTCGCCACCGTATCCTTGTTCCATTCCAGGGGGTTCGCGGCGACGAGGCGGGAGTCCCTTTGCTCGGCGCACGTGGAGACGGTGGCCGAGGAGAACGGCGAGGGGCAGACCGGGTACGGGTTCGGCGTCGCCCGATCGCTGCGGGGGCTGAACGCGGCGGCGATCGCCGAGGAGGGCGCGACCCGGGCGCTGCGGATGCTCGGGGCGGTCCGTCCGAAGACCGGGGAGTACAGGGTGGTCCTCGAAAACAGCGCGGCGGCCGAGCTGCTCGAGGTGCTGATCCCGTCGTTCCTTTCCTCCCAGGTCGCCAAGGGGAAGTCGATGTTCGCCGGAAAGGTCGGCAGGAAGGTGGCGTCGGAGGCGGTCACGATCGAAGACGATCCGCTGGATCCCGGCGGGTCCGGCGCCGAGCCGTTCGACGCGGAGGGGACGCCGACGCGGCGGCGGGAGCTGATCGCGAAGGGGGAGCTGCGCGGCTTCCTCGCGGACGCGTTCTGGGGCAGGAAGATCGGGACGGGATCGACCGGCGCGTGCCGCCGTCCGGGGCCGAAGGCGCCCCCCACGGTCGGGATCTCCAACCTGCGGATCGCCCCCGGCGGGCATCCGCCGTCCGCGCTGTTCGAGGCCGCGGGGAACGGCATCCTCCTCACGGAGTTCCTCGGGATCCACACGGCGGACCCGGTTTCGGGGGATTTCTCGGTGGGGGCCTCCGGGATCCGCATCGCGGGCGGGGCGTTGGGCGAGCCGCTCCACGGGTTCGCCGTCGCGGGCAACATCCTCGGCCTGCTGGAAAAGGTCGAAGCGGGGGGGTCCGATTTTCGCTGGTTCGGCAACGTCGGCGCCCCCTCCCTGATGGTGAGCGCGATCTCCGTGGGAGGCGACTGACCGCATGCCGAAGCGGCCGCTCTTCATCTTCGATCTCGACAACACGCTCTACCCGCCGGAAGTGACCCTGTGGCGGATCGTCGACGAGCGGATCGAGGAGTACGTTCGCAGGAAGCTCGGGACCGACCCCGAGACGGCCCACCGGATGCGGAAGGCGTTTCTCGCCGAGTTCGGGACGACGCTTCGGGGGCTCATGCATTACCACGGCGTTTCCCCCGGCGACTACCTCGAGTTCGTCCACGACGTGCCGATCCCGGAGATCGTCCCCCCGCGCCCGGAACTGCGGAAGATGCTCTCGGGCCTCCCCGGCAGGTGCGTCGTGTTCACCAACGGATCGGAAGGCTACGCCCGCCGGGTGCTCGACGCGCTGGGCGTGGCCGGGATGATGGAAGGGATCTACGGGATCGAGTTCATGGAATACATCGCCAAGCCGTCGCCCTACCCGTACGCGAAGCTGCTACGGGTGACGGGAGCCCGCGGTGAGGATTCCCTGTTCTGCGAGGACAGCCGCAATAACCTGCTGCCCGCGCGCGAACTGGGGATGTTCACCGTGTGGGTGGGCGGGAACGAGAAGGAGTCTCCGGCGCACGCCGTCGTGAAAGACGTGTGCGATCTGCCGGACGTGCTCCACGGTTTCCCCCCCATGTCCCGGTGGAACGGCGGCGCGGCCCGAGGGGCGTCCTTCGACGGGGCGTCCCGGAAAGAGAGAGGAACGGAATGACGGAAGGAAAACCGAAACGGAGCTATTGGCGACGCGGGCCACGGAAGAAGAAGGGTGCGGAGGATGCGGCGGGAACCGCCGCGACGACCCCGCAGCTCACGGAAGGGGGGGATTCGGCGTCGGAAAGCGAGGTGTCCGGGGCGCCGGAAACGGGGGAACCGTTCGCGCCGCCGCCCGCCCCGGAATTCGGGGAGGCGGGATTCGACGCGGCGCCGGCCGAGGCCTCGGCCGAGGCGGCGGAAAGCGCCTCCGGGGAAACGGAGGCCGGGAGCGCGTCGACCGGAGAGGTCCCGGCGAAGGGACGGCGAAGGTCGCGGCGCCGGGGAAAGAAGAAGCCGGGAGACGGGACCGCCGCGGAGTCGGCGGAAGGGGTCGGCGAAACACAGGCTCCGGCGGAGGAACCCCGACCTTCCGGGGACGTGGGGTGGGGTGGACAGGAGTCGCCCGCCCGGCGACCGTTCCATGCCCCGGCGATCGTAGAGGTGGAGCCGGCCGAAGGGGAAATGTCGGCAGCTCCGATGGCGGGCCCTCCCGGGACCAAGGCGGAACCGGGTGCGGAACCGGGCGGGGAACCGGGAGAACCCGGGAAGAGGCGTCGCCGCAGGCGCCGTCGACGCCGGGGGAAAGGGAAAGGACCGGGGCAGGGCGAGGCCGGCGGCACGACCCCGGCGGCGGCCGGTGACGAGGAACCGGAGGCGGACGACATGGGAGCCCTCGCCGCGGGCGGTACGGAGGCCGAGGAACCGGACGCCGGACCGGAGGACATGAACGAGGCGGATGAGGAAGAGGAAGAGTCCTTCCCCGAGGAAGGGACCGGCGCGAAGAAGGTGATGCTGATCGACGGCCTTCACTCCGAGGAGAACCGGGTCGCGATCGTCGCGGAAGGGAACCTCGACTACTACGAGGTCGAGAACCAGCGCCGGAAGGCGTTCAAGGGGAACATCTACAAGGCGAAGGTCGTCAACATCGCCCACGCCATCGAGGCGGCGTTCGTCGAGTTCGGGGGCGGCCGCCACGGCTTCCTGCCGTTGAACGAGTATTGCGCCGGCGCCCTGATGGAGCACCTAGGGGACTGGAACGAGGGGGACAAGCGGCCTCCGCTGCGCCCCGGCATGGAGATCCTCGTCCAGGTGACGAAGGAGGAGTCGACGATCAAGGGGGCCGCGGTCACCTCGTACATCAGCATCGCCGGCCGCTACATGGTGATGATGCTCGGGATGAAACGGTACGGCATCTCGAAGAAGATCACGGGAGAGAAGGAGCGCGAGCGGATCCGGAAGCAGATGGAGAAGCTCGAATACCCCGATCACCTCGGGTTCATCGTCCGCACGGTCGGCGCCGCCCGGCCGTTGAAGGATCTGAAAGCCGACCTCACCAACCTGCTGAAGCTGTGGGACCGCACCGTGGAAGGAGCGCGGGCGAACAAGGCCCCCGCGCTGCTGTACGAGGAACAGGACATCGTCATCCGCACGCTGCGGGACAACTACAGCGCGGACGTCACCGAAGTGCTGATGAACTCCGAGGCCGCCTACCGCAAGGCGTCCGCCTTCTTCGACGTCTACTATCCGAAGGAGAAGGGGAAGCTCAAGCTGTACCGGAACAAGCGGCCCCTGTTCGGCAAGTTCAACCTCGAGGAGCAGGTGGAGCGGGGGACGCAGCGCAAGGTGCCGCTCCCCTCGGGGGGGCACATCGTGATCGACCGCTCGGAAGCGCTGTGGGCGATCGACGTCAACTCCGGCCGTTCCTCCAAGGACCGGGACATCGAGGACACCGCCTTCCGCACGAACGGGGAGGCGGCCGCGGAAGTGACCCGGCAGCTGCGCCTGCGCGACATCGGCGGCCTCATCGTCATCGACTTCATCGACATGGAGAGCAAGTCCCACAACAAGGAGGTCGAGCGGATCCTGAAGGAGGGGTTGAAGCGGGACAAGGCGAAGAGCGACGTCACTTCCCTCGGGAAGTTCGGGCTGGTGGCGATCAGCCGGCAGCGGATGGGGACCTCCTTCTACGACATCCTCCTCAAGGGGTGCGACCTGTGCGGGGGGACGGGCGTCATCCCGACACAGGACGCCGCCACGGTGCGGCTGCTGCGCCGGCTGCACGACGAGCTTTCCAAGGAGGGGAGGGAAGCGGGCCAGGAGGTATCCGTGCGCGTGGCCCCGGGGCTCCTCGAGACGCTGCTCAACCAGAAGCGGGACGACATCAACCGGCTCGAAAAGCTGTGCGGCGGGAAAGTGGCGTTCCATGCCGACCCGACGCTGTCGGCGTCTTCGTTCTCGATCGAAAACGAGACGGCAAAGTAGCGTGGGCGAGGTGTTCCGGCGCATCGCGCGGCGGTATTTCCGCGTGGCCCTGTTCTACCTCGCCCTCGGGCTTCTCCTGGGCGCCGGGATGCTCTGGTTCGGGAACGACAACTTCCAGTTCCTCCACGGTCACATGCTGCTGGTGGGGACGGGGCTCTTCGCCGGCTACGGCGCGGGGTTTTGGTGGATCGCCGGGCGGTCGGACACTTCACTGCCGCCCGGCGTCACCCCGACCTTGGCCAGCGTCCAGTTCTGGCTCGCGAACGTCGGTCTTCCCGGCATGCTGGCGGGTTCGGTGCTGCCGGTCGGGCTGGGGCTGGACCGGATCGGCGTCCTCTTCGGGTTCATGGAAGCGGCCGCGGGCGTCCTCTTCGCCCTGCTCCTTTCCCGCGCCCTCAAGTCAAAGCCCACCCGCGCAAAACAGGGCCAGACCGCAGAACAGGGACGTTCCTGAGAACTCCCGTTGAAGAGGGACATACCTGGGAGTTCTCAGGAACGTCCCTGTTCTGCGGTCCCGGTTCTGGGGTGGCTCCCTGAGTTTTCAGCAGCCCCCCGCCGTCGCGCGCGGTTGACGTAATCGGCGTTTCGTATTACGATTGTGCTGTTAGTAATACATTAC
The sequence above is a segment of the Deltaproteobacteria bacterium genome. Coding sequences within it:
- a CDS encoding NAD(+)/NADH kinase, yielding MKCAGIIAKHTDPRAESIVSDLCRWLEDHGKGVVLDRETAALIGRPDSVVRAKLPEHCDFLIVIGGDGTLLSAARVVGTTGKPILGVNMGSLGFMTAITLDELYPALERIFRFDFDYEERMMLVAHVHRLGERVANYTVLNDVVINKGALAKIIDIKVTVGGMYLSTFKADGLIICTPTGSTGYSLAAQGPIIYPTMNTILITPICPHTLTFRPLVVPDGLIVCAELCSKETDVFLTIDGQVGFGLRQGDVIEVKKAEAPLRFFRSPFRDYFTVLRTKLKWGER
- a CDS encoding PEGA domain-containing protein: MRRSIARGMKVLSLASLLLAGAVLLGGCYPKSQVYGVGNEGGLVFNVNPPEAEVFLDGVGQGASSGYTEDRYLKVSPGKHVLELRLDGYETYSREIYVANSLLWIEAGLIKR
- the recN gene encoding DNA repair protein RecN, which gives rise to MLIELTVRNLAIFEDVRVPFSAGLNVVTGETGAGKSLLVEAIRLALGEKADPIAVRTGEPEAEVSALFDLSRRDDLRDAWEEAGLPWEEEVVLRRVLPAAGRSRAYLNGRPVAQPVLAGLSPLLLTMVGQHSVSELLSRPAALSAVDDFAGSGALSSEMRKRYRRVAALRRQAAEAADRGAGARSRTETLDFEIGELSKAALLPGEEEELAADLSLLRNAVKVREALQAADDAIASSENAALVSMAFALARLREAAAVDPRMVETAERLRSVREEVQDLSRELGSVAARVTEDPERRERVEERLSTIRRLKRKYGKEVPELVSHLDSLRSEREALAGALEEEARLRKDLVIEEDGGVAAAKKLSAMRRKAAAAMGPAVEKELARVALAGARFRAEVSSREAVPGALSASGIDEAELLFSANPGQELRPLAQTASGGELSRVMLSLRNAASRGGAGKTLVFDEIDTGIGGQVAERVGARLKSLSASAQVVCVTHLPQVAAFADHHLQVVKKTAAGTVATGVKSLSKQDRIGELARMISGAEITEKAKAHAKTLIEKAAGE
- a CDS encoding radical SAM protein, with amino-acid sequence MANILLNTECNRACPYCFAEQEISRKAGDRITRENLIYIADFLWANGKRDVSLVGGEPTLHPQCVDFILYLLDRGFDVTLFSNGLLDASVLDEFGRCLKDAPPDRFNIVCNLNDPILTPPTSSGEARLREFLSSMGPLITPGFNIYRPDFTLEFLFELIRAYGLRRFLRLGIAHPTPGGKSAFVRSRDMRRVVERLFTYRAVFEDHRIMPGLDCGFTRCRFSDRELDWLRRFSCRAVFRCSPSVDISPDMDLFHCLPLSRYRRRSLLEFDSMEEIASHFVRMRDEIRSEAAGVFVECDGCRHRLEDVCSGGGLCHVVSRSSDGAPLRNGEEVLVGRQEVARPTHLLRFTA
- a CDS encoding replication-associated recombination protein A encodes the protein MRAPLADRMRPALLADFVGQEELLGEGKFLSSVLTARPLPSLIFWGPPGSGKTTLARILAAETKAVFLPYSAVLSGIKEIREALAELKRTRAGGGPAASCPAILFIDEIHRWNKAQQDALLPFVEEGTVTLFGTTTENPSFEIRNALLSRSRVLVLSPLLSSDLETILRRSLTDADRGLGKPETFLAPEALRHIVAVADGDARVALNALESAVAIAEHKRLAEVDMETAEEALRKKALLYDKDGEEHYNLISALHKSLRGSDPDAALYWLARMLSAGEDPLYLARRMIRFASEDIGNAAPGALQITLAAAEAYRTLGSPEGELALAQAAVYLATAPKSNRIYTAWQKATRDAETEGTAPVPLHLRNAPTRMMKELGYGKEYKYPHDFADAFVPENYFPETLGRRKYYEPSGAGHEKVIADRLKSWWGGRK
- a CDS encoding TldD/PmbA family protein; translation: MADPGFDTVLRDVAGRGGGDAELCVTRTRDRRYEAREGRLDGIALADTVALGLRVFRAGRMGFSYGFRGDAADLARMVEEAFFCAAASDPDAAYGLPDPAGPATDLPLYDPSVEKASEGEKGEFARSLEAQALARDPRVKRVRTAALRETVATVSLFHSRGFAATRRESLCSAHVETVAEENGEGQTGYGFGVARSLRGLNAAAIAEEGATRALRMLGAVRPKTGEYRVVLENSAAAELLEVLIPSFLSSQVAKGKSMFAGKVGRKVASEAVTIEDDPLDPGGSGAEPFDAEGTPTRRRELIAKGELRGFLADAFWGRKIGTGSTGACRRPGPKAPPTVGISNLRIAPGGHPPSALFEAAGNGILLTEFLGIHTADPVSGDFSVGASGIRIAGGALGEPLHGFAVAGNILGLLEKVEAGGSDFRWFGNVGAPSLMVSAISVGGD
- a CDS encoding Rne/Rng family ribonuclease produces the protein MTEGKPKRSYWRRGPRKKKGAEDAAGTAATTPQLTEGGDSASESEVSGAPETGEPFAPPPAPEFGEAGFDAAPAEASAEAAESASGETEAGSASTGEVPAKGRRRSRRRGKKKPGDGTAAESAEGVGETQAPAEEPRPSGDVGWGGQESPARRPFHAPAIVEVEPAEGEMSAAPMAGPPGTKAEPGAEPGGEPGEPGKRRRRRRRRRRGKGKGPGQGEAGGTTPAAAGDEEPEADDMGALAAGGTEAEEPDAGPEDMNEADEEEEESFPEEGTGAKKVMLIDGLHSEENRVAIVAEGNLDYYEVENQRRKAFKGNIYKAKVVNIAHAIEAAFVEFGGGRHGFLPLNEYCAGALMEHLGDWNEGDKRPPLRPGMEILVQVTKEESTIKGAAVTSYISIAGRYMVMMLGMKRYGISKKITGEKERERIRKQMEKLEYPDHLGFIVRTVGAARPLKDLKADLTNLLKLWDRTVEGARANKAPALLYEEQDIVIRTLRDNYSADVTEVLMNSEAAYRKASAFFDVYYPKEKGKLKLYRNKRPLFGKFNLEEQVERGTQRKVPLPSGGHIVIDRSEALWAIDVNSGRSSKDRDIEDTAFRTNGEAAAEVTRQLRLRDIGGLIVIDFIDMESKSHNKEVERILKEGLKRDKAKSDVTSLGKFGLVAISRQRMGTSFYDILLKGCDLCGGTGVIPTQDAATVRLLRRLHDELSKEGREAGQEVSVRVAPGLLETLLNQKRDDINRLEKLCGGKVAFHADPTLSASSFSIENETAK
- a CDS encoding N-acetyltransferase produces the protein MIRKARMSDVKGIHQLIAEYARKGDMLPRSLADIYENLRDYFVFEEDDGKLVGSAAIHIMWEDLAEVRSLAVREGKMRRGVGTQLVESCISEAIMLGIERVFALTYKPEFFEKLGFHIVEKAELPQKIWTDCLKCSKFPDCDEVALVADFSGRRRG
- a CDS encoding pyrimidine 5'-nucleotidase, with product MPKRPLFIFDLDNTLYPPEVTLWRIVDERIEEYVRRKLGTDPETAHRMRKAFLAEFGTTLRGLMHYHGVSPGDYLEFVHDVPIPEIVPPRPELRKMLSGLPGRCVVFTNGSEGYARRVLDALGVAGMMEGIYGIEFMEYIAKPSPYPYAKLLRVTGARGEDSLFCEDSRNNLLPARELGMFTVWVGGNEKESPAHAVVKDVCDLPDVLHGFPPMSRWNGGAARGASFDGASRKERGTE